ACCTCACACAAACTTTTATTAGGGAAGCCACTTGTCTGCAGACAGTATGGCAGAAGAGGCTCACAGACCTAAGCGATACGGATCGACCGAAAGAAGCCTTTCAGAGCGGATTGTATTAGCGCTCAAGTCCTCAGTGTTGCTTAATGTCGGACTCTTGGGCGTCGGACTCCTGCTGGTCGCAGCAATTCTCGACACTGCTTTTGTAGAAGCAATATTGGGTTCGGACTACGGTGTTGTCGCGGGGATGTTGGGAATTTTCGGGTTGACAGCCCTCTTTGCTAGTATTTTGGCCTATGCGCTCTTGTGGGCGAACGCTCACCTCGAAGAACGGGCCGCATACAGAGTTGAAGAGTGAATCACCAAATCCTCCTTGCTTCGCCTGTTCGTTGAGAAGGGGCCTCGTCACACAATCTAAGTAGTGAATCTATCTCGAAGGTACAACCTGTTTAGGAAAAGATGAATATCAAACAATAATTTATTTCTGATGTATATATAGACGTAATATCAGATAACTATATGTAGGGTTGCTTGTCTTCTTTGGTAGAGTATGTCAGACAAGTCGTTAGATCAGGGACGCCGTAGCTACGTGTCTCGGCGAAAAATGCTTGCATTGTCAACGGGCCTTGCCGCCGGACTTGCCGGGTGTGGTGGGCAAAATGACCAAGCTGCAGACCCAGACGGAAATTCAACCGATACCAACGGTACCGGTGGAAGTAGTACCGACAACGGTGAGACGAATCAAACCATTGAGTTAGCCGAGTCGACGTTAAAAAGTAGCACCGAAGAGCTACTTGAAGACATCAACTGGAACCGCTACTCACGAAATATCGCCTTCTCGCGATGGTTCTTCGCGTACCTCCAGAGCAACTACATCACAGGTGATACCTACAATTGGCTCCTCGAAGATTTGAGCTACGACAAAGAAGCTCTTGAAATGACGTACAAGTTCAAAGAAGACTTCTACTGGCACGACGGGACGCCGGTTACCGCTGAGGACTACTACAACCAGCAGGAAATCGACCGCCTGATGGATCCCGAAGGGAGCGACATTGAGTCTCACGAGCTCGTTGACGACTACACCATGGTCGCAAAGCGGAAAAAGGAGCTCAACCCGATTCTTATCGGCGTCGAAGAAAACCGGCTATGGACGCGACGTGATAAGAACCGCGAGTGGCTCGAAAAGTTCCAAGACGTCTCTTCGCAGGCTGGGCGCGACGAGGTCATCGCCGAACTGACCGATCACAAAGTCTCCACTCAAGAGTTCAGAGACGAAGGTCTGGCAAACTCAACGTTCAAACTGAAGGAGTGGAGCGAGACGGAGGTCGTCTTAGAGAAGTTCGACCAGCATCCATTCGCTGACGATGTCAACTTCGACACGCTGACGTTCAAAGTCTGTCGGGGTGGTTCTTGTGACCAGTTAGTCATTAATGATCAGGTGGACTTCGACGGAGGGAAATTCGATTCAAATCTCCAGGGTGCATCACCCGATAACCTCCAGACGCTCTCGAACGTCAGGGGAATCAACGGCCGGTCGCTTGTATTTAACTACGGCGACAACGAGCACTTGGCTCGCAGAGGCGTCAGACGTGCGTTTACTGCGCTATTGGATTTCGACAAGATGGCGGACATCTTCGACCGCAAGTTCGTTGCGAAAAATCAGACGGGGCTTCCAGGACACCTCGAAGCGCAGTACCTCGGTAACGATTTCATCGACAATCTAATCCAGTACGACATGGGCTCCAACGAGGAACAGGCGACGCAGTTCCTTGAGATGGAAGGATACTCTAAGGAAGGCAGCAAGTGGGTCGATGAAGACGGTAAGGCCATTGATTTCCACATCTCGACGGATTCGACTGAGACGATGGCCGCCTACGGCAAGTCGATGCAAGAGCAACTCAACGGATTCGGTTTTGATGTTGAGTTCACTACCAAAGAATCTGGGACGTGGTACCAAGACTTCCTCGCCGCCGAGAATGGTGACGTGTTCCCGTTCGTCCATGGGTGGGCGTCTAACGAACCGCTCAACTTCTACGACTACAGCAACCACTACAAGATGCGACTCGGCACCGGTGGAGAAGTCGAGCAGTGGCTCGCAGATGGCGAAACGCACTCGCAGGTGAACGGGCGGCCGCTCACTCCGACGGTTCCCGAAGAAGTCGGTGCACTCGAAGTTGAGGGTTCGGGGAGAGAACTCAACCTCTACCAGTTAGTTGAAGACCTCAAAACGGCACAGACGATGGATGAGACGAAGTCCGTTGTTCGTGACCTTGCATGGTACTTCAACTACGACCTGCCGCTCATCGATACGTTCGGTGCAGAGTCGGCAATGTGGGGAGACACCCAGAACTGGGAGTGGCCCTCGAGAGATCACAACGCTTGGTACCAAGCCTACGGCGGGTACTGGGAACACGTCCGCCGTGGTCTCGTGAAAGCCAAAGAGGTCTGATTAGGACTTCACGGTTATCGAATCACCTCACTCGTCAGTCACCATTTTCACGGTCGGGTTTCGCTGTACGCAGTTTAACACTCCACCGTACTTCGAATCACAATTAGCGACTGCTCTTCCATCTAATCCAGTCCTCAGTCTAGAGATGAACAAGCGAGTGCCCTGGGGCTTGACCCCAAGGCGGCTCGCGGACTTTTCTGAAGGATACAGAAGCATTCTCCAGATACTTATAATATATTATCTAAGACATTGACTCAAGATAAGAAATAACTATGACTATAGTAAACATAAAAATCCGATAAAGATTTAAATACTCTAGCCACAGTGTGATAGTCGGTCACACAAGAATGACTGTAGAAAGAGAATTATCTGAGACAGAGAATAGTGACAAAGTCTCTCTGAAGGCCGAGTCTGCTCTCACGGCTACGAAACAAAAACTCGGGCGACGATCGTTCTGCCGAGCACTTGGAGCGGCGTCCGCAAGTGCGTTTGTGGCGAGTGGATCTGCGGTAGGTGAAACCAGCGGCATCTCCAGTAGTGACGACGACCAGTACGACAAGGTCGTAAACATCGTTGAGGACTACGATGCAGATCCAACCGGGAACGAATCAGTTAACGATGCGTTCGAGGAGGCAGTTGGGAAAAATACGAAAGTCGTCTTCCCTGAAGGCGTCTATCTCTTTGATAGACTCTCGCGATTCTACGAGGCCGAGAACACAGCAGTGGTTGGAGAAGGCGATGTCACGTTCACGGTCCCGGATGGGTATGATTACTACATCTTGTCGCTGCGGGGGACTGGTGTCCACTTCGAGAACGTAACCATCGACTACACAGCGCCAGAGACAGACGCTTCAGTCGCTTTCCAGAGCGATGATGACTTCCTCGTCAAGGACGTTCATTTCAAAGGTGTCCGCGACGCTGACGGCGGGTCGAACTTCTGTTTGCTCGCCGCAGTAACCAGCCCCGAAGGTGAAGGTGTAATTGAATCTGTTCAGTGCCCCGATGGCGCGAAAGACCGAGTCCGAAAAGGTGGCATGTGGCTCTATCGGAGCCACTCAGGAGCATTGACCATCAATCGCTGTTCGTTTGAAGGCTTCTCTGACAATGGCATCTACGCCTCAGGTCCGGGCGGCCGAGGAAACGGGCCAGTTCGTGTTGAAAACTGCTTCTTCCGTAATAACAACGTCTCGAACATCCGACTAGGAACACCTGGAAGCTACGCCGAAAACTGCACCATCATCGTCGACGGTGACGGGGCGACACTTTTGCCTTGGTCTGGTGAATATGGTAACAGTCGTGCA
The sequence above is drawn from the Haloprofundus salinisoli genome and encodes:
- a CDS encoding ABC transporter substrate-binding protein codes for the protein MSDKSLDQGRRSYVSRRKMLALSTGLAAGLAGCGGQNDQAADPDGNSTDTNGTGGSSTDNGETNQTIELAESTLKSSTEELLEDINWNRYSRNIAFSRWFFAYLQSNYITGDTYNWLLEDLSYDKEALEMTYKFKEDFYWHDGTPVTAEDYYNQQEIDRLMDPEGSDIESHELVDDYTMVAKRKKELNPILIGVEENRLWTRRDKNREWLEKFQDVSSQAGRDEVIAELTDHKVSTQEFRDEGLANSTFKLKEWSETEVVLEKFDQHPFADDVNFDTLTFKVCRGGSCDQLVINDQVDFDGGKFDSNLQGASPDNLQTLSNVRGINGRSLVFNYGDNEHLARRGVRRAFTALLDFDKMADIFDRKFVAKNQTGLPGHLEAQYLGNDFIDNLIQYDMGSNEEQATQFLEMEGYSKEGSKWVDEDGKAIDFHISTDSTETMAAYGKSMQEQLNGFGFDVEFTTKESGTWYQDFLAAENGDVFPFVHGWASNEPLNFYDYSNHYKMRLGTGGEVEQWLADGETHSQVNGRPLTPTVPEEVGALEVEGSGRELNLYQLVEDLKTAQTMDETKSVVRDLAWYFNYDLPLIDTFGAESAMWGDTQNWEWPSRDHNAWYQAYGGYWEHVRRGLVKAKEV
- a CDS encoding right-handed parallel beta-helix repeat-containing protein: MTVERELSETENSDKVSLKAESALTATKQKLGRRSFCRALGAASASAFVASGSAVGETSGISSSDDDQYDKVVNIVEDYDADPTGNESVNDAFEEAVGKNTKVVFPEGVYLFDRLSRFYEAENTAVVGEGDVTFTVPDGYDYYILSLRGTGVHFENVTIDYTAPETDASVAFQSDDDFLVKDVHFKGVRDADGGSNFCLLAAVTSPEGEGVIESVQCPDGAKDRVRKGGMWLYRSHSGALTINRCSFEGFSDNGIYASGPGGRGNGPVRVENCFFRNNNVSNIRLGTPGSYAENCTIIVDGDGATLLPWSGEYGNSRAVWLWHDFDGHVANCDILLNHPSGNGILYRPETSVAGDVSNTRIEINADGRHAIWARSDGEDLRFENIHVSGTASNDSVVNLTDRNATFENCCIEQTGESRDGFDLNGSAVRVYNTNLSVTGENFDTDADSSYETKRLSENGGCALPELDQSEESST